A genomic window from Salvelinus sp. IW2-2015 linkage group LG13, ASM291031v2, whole genome shotgun sequence includes:
- the LOC111972165 gene encoding eukaryotic translation initiation factor 3 subunit J-A, with protein MAEGDSWDADTFDPDEPAIGAKKAVVADKWEGEDEDEDIKDNWDDEEEELKNAEEKKAAETKLSEKKKLAEKIKERESLQRKKQEELRKRLEESNETELTPEEELAEKLQEEETELKPEEELAEKLQEETGLLLAQDAFGVVNNVKGIDAVSPSSKDDFTDFEKLLKDKITPFESSIHYSGFLESLFRDLCLSLEVEDLKKVSNSLTVLLSEKQKQEKQLNKGKKKKKGVVAAGGMKAKMKDDLADYGEFDGGYAQDYEDFM; from the exons ATGGCGGAGGGAGATTCATGGG ATGCTGACACTTTCGATCCGGACGAGCCCGCAATCGGGGCCAAGAAGGCTGTTGTGGCAGACAAATGGGAAGgcgaggatgaggatgaggatatCAAG GATAACtgggatgatgaagaggaggaattgAAGAACGCAGAAGAGAAAAAAGCAG CAGAGACAAAACTTTCAGAAAAGAAGAAATTAGCTGAAAAAATCAAAGAAAGGGAAAgtttacaaagaaaaaaacaagaagaGTTGAGAAAGAGG TTAGAGGAATCTAATGAGACAGAACTCACACCAGAGGAGGAGYTAGCAGAGAAACTACAGGAAGAGGAAACGGAACTAAAACCAGAGGAGGAGCTAGCAGAGAAACTACAGGAAGAGACTGGTCTTCTACTGGCTCAGGATGCTTTTG GTGTCGTCAACAATGTAAAAGGAATTGACGCTGTAAGCCCCTCTTCTAAAGATGACTTTACAGAttttgaaaagttgctaaaagacAAGATAACACCTTTTGAGAGTTCSATACACTATTCCGGCTTCCTAGAGTCCTTGTTTCGAGACCTCTGTCTCTCAT TGGAGGTAGAAGACTTAAAAAAGGTCAGCAACTCCCTTACAGTATTACTAagtgagaaacagaaacaggaaAAG CAGCTGAATaaaggaaagaagaaaaagaaaggtgTGGTTGCTGCCGGAGGGATGAAGGCCAAGATGAAGGATGACCTAGCGGACTACGGCGAGTTCGATGGAGGTTACGCACAAGACTACGAGGACTTCATGTGA
- the LOC111972150 gene encoding uncharacterized protein — MIISHCHTQMWLLVVAVAASLGVSGSETSHRSEAQSQTLQALHCPPCERIHCTHRRALKLQCKGGLTTGVCGCCPACARTAGESCGGTWDYLGKCDEGLVCVYQDSVSEAEGKPDAGERKGICKAVLETLDVESCRPECTWEYCQANPNEVCSARSVSLEKQECHGTCQHTSCSSCLVLRPPASASCPQTCAPSDPTCLHRFGRCVHNHLAEPHRHHHHHHPICHHNLQSNAEGYFVCLVPGCLN, encoded by the exons ATGATCATCAGTCATTGTCATACACAGATGTGGCTgttggtagtagcagtagcagcatcaCTGGGGGTGTCAGGGTCAGAGACCTCACACCGATCCGAGGCCCAGTCCCAGACCCTCCAGGCCCTCCACTGTCCGCCCTGTGAGAGGATCCACTGCACCCACCGCCGGGCCCTGAAGCTCCAGTGTAAAGGTGGCCTGACCACGGGGGTCTGCGGCTGCTGCCCAGCCTGTGCCAGGACGGCTGGGGAGAGCTGTGGTGGGACCTGGGACTACCTGGGCAAGTGTGACGAGGGGCTGGTGTGTGTCTACCAGGACTCTGTCTCGGAAGCTGAGGGAAAACCAGACGCAGGGGAACGTAAAGGTATCTGTAAAGCAG TGCTGGAGACCCTGGATGTGGAGTCCTGTCGCCCAGAATGCACCTGGGAGTACTGTCAGGCCAATCCTAATGAGGTGTGCTCTGCCAG GTCAGTGTCCCTGGAGAAGCAAGAGTGTCATGGTACCTGCCAGCACACGTCATGCTCCAGCTGTCTTGTCTTGAGacccccagcctcagcctcctgCCCACAGACCTGTGCCCCCTCAGACCCCACCTGCCTGCACCGCTTTGGGAGGTGTGTTCACAACCACCTGGCCGAGCCCCAccgtcaccaccaccaccaccaccccatctGCCACCACAACCTACAG AGTAATGCGGAGGGGTATTTTGTGTGCTTGGTGCCTGGATGTCTGAACTGA